In Mycetocola zhujimingii, one DNA window encodes the following:
- a CDS encoding ATP-dependent Clp protease ATP-binding subunit — protein MFERFTDRARRVVVLAQEEAKMLNHNYIGTEHILLGLIHEGEGVAAKALESLGISLDAVREQVQDIIGQGQQQPTGHIPFTPRAKKVLELSLREALQLGHNYIGTEHILLGLIREGEGVAAQVLVKLGADLNRVRQQVIQLLSGYQGKEAAPVGGNTTETTAQGGSQILDQFGRNLTQAARDNKLDPVIGREKEIERVMQILSRRSKNNPVLIGEPGVGKTAVVEGLAQAIVKGDVPETLKDKQLYSLDLGSLIAGSRYRGDFEERLKKVTKEIRSRGDIIIFIDEIHTLVGAGAAEGAIDAASILKPLLARGELQTVGATTLDEYRKHFEKDAALERRFQPIQVNEPSLPHTINILKGLRDRYEAHHKVSITDGALVAAANLADRYVSDRFLPDKAIDLIDEAGARLRLSILSSPPELREFDEKISVVRGAKETAIEDQDFEKAASLRDEEKNLLGERLRLEKQWRSGDVKTTATVDEGLIAEVLAQATGIPVFKLTEEESSRLVFMEKALHQRVIGQEEAISALSKTIRRTRAGLKDPKRPSGSFIFAGPTGVGKTELAKALAEFLFDDEDAIISLDMSEYGEKHTVSRLFGAPPGFVGFEEGGQLTERVRRKPFSVVLFDEIEKAHPDIFNSLLQILEEGRMTDGQGRVVDFKNTVIIMTTNLGSKGIAGGPVGFQVEGDTVATYQIMKAKVTEELKKHFKPEFLNRVDDTIVFPQLSKPELLQIVDLFAKRLSERLLDRDMTIDLTLAAKERLIEVGFDPALGARPLRRAMQNEVEDRLSERILNGQLNAGDHVHVDFADGEFVFDTKPRGETVGAGVNSGRSIGTGSATPDLAIGNA, from the coding sequence ATGTTTGAGAGATTTACCGACCGCGCTCGTCGCGTCGTTGTCTTGGCCCAGGAAGAGGCCAAGATGCTCAACCACAACTACATCGGAACCGAGCACATCCTGCTCGGTCTCATCCACGAGGGCGAGGGCGTTGCCGCAAAGGCGCTCGAGTCGCTCGGCATCTCGCTGGATGCCGTTCGTGAACAGGTCCAGGACATCATCGGTCAGGGCCAGCAGCAGCCCACCGGCCACATCCCCTTCACGCCGCGTGCCAAGAAGGTGCTCGAGCTCTCGCTCCGCGAAGCACTCCAGCTCGGCCACAACTACATCGGAACCGAGCACATCCTGCTCGGTCTCATCCGCGAGGGTGAGGGCGTTGCCGCGCAGGTTCTCGTCAAGCTCGGCGCCGACCTCAACCGTGTTCGCCAGCAGGTTATTCAGCTGCTCTCGGGTTACCAGGGCAAAGAAGCTGCTCCCGTCGGTGGCAACACCACGGAGACCACGGCGCAGGGTGGCTCGCAGATCCTCGACCAGTTCGGCCGCAACCTGACCCAGGCTGCCCGCGACAACAAGCTCGACCCGGTCATCGGCCGTGAAAAGGAAATCGAGCGGGTCATGCAGATCCTCTCGCGTCGCTCGAAGAACAACCCGGTTCTCATCGGAGAGCCCGGCGTCGGAAAGACTGCCGTCGTCGAGGGTCTCGCCCAGGCGATCGTCAAAGGCGATGTGCCCGAGACGCTGAAAGACAAGCAGCTTTACTCGCTCGACCTCGGCTCGCTCATCGCCGGAAGCCGCTACCGCGGTGACTTCGAAGAGCGCCTCAAGAAGGTCACCAAGGAGATCCGCAGCCGCGGCGACATCATCATCTTCATCGACGAGATCCACACCCTCGTCGGCGCGGGTGCCGCTGAAGGCGCGATCGATGCTGCAAGCATCCTGAAGCCTCTCCTCGCTCGTGGTGAGCTGCAGACCGTCGGTGCGACAACGCTCGACGAGTACCGCAAGCACTTCGAGAAGGATGCCGCGCTCGAGCGCCGGTTCCAGCCGATCCAGGTCAACGAGCCGTCCCTCCCGCACACGATCAACATCCTCAAGGGATTGCGCGACCGGTACGAAGCGCACCACAAGGTGTCCATCACGGATGGTGCACTCGTTGCCGCGGCGAACCTCGCTGACCGTTACGTTTCTGACCGGTTCCTGCCCGACAAGGCGATCGACCTGATCGACGAGGCCGGCGCACGCCTGCGTCTCTCGATCCTCTCGAGCCCGCCAGAACTGCGTGAGTTCGACGAGAAGATCTCGGTCGTCCGCGGAGCCAAGGAAACGGCGATCGAAGACCAGGACTTCGAAAAGGCAGCATCGCTGCGCGACGAGGAGAAGAACCTCCTCGGTGAGCGACTCCGCCTCGAGAAGCAGTGGCGCTCGGGTGACGTGAAGACGACGGCGACCGTCGACGAAGGTCTCATCGCCGAAGTTCTCGCGCAGGCCACCGGCATCCCGGTCTTCAAGCTCACCGAAGAAGAGTCGAGCCGACTGGTCTTCATGGAGAAGGCGCTGCACCAGCGCGTCATCGGCCAGGAAGAAGCCATCTCGGCACTGTCCAAGACGATCCGACGCACCCGCGCCGGTCTGAAGGACCCCAAGCGTCCCTCCGGTTCGTTCATCTTCGCCGGCCCGACCGGTGTCGGAAAGACCGAGCTCGCCAAGGCACTCGCCGAGTTCCTGTTCGACGACGAAGACGCCATCATCTCGCTCGACATGAGTGAGTACGGCGAGAAGCACACGGTCTCACGACTGTTCGGTGCTCCTCCCGGATTCGTCGGCTTCGAAGAGGGCGGTCAGCTGACCGAGCGCGTTCGCCGCAAGCCGTTCAGCGTCGTGCTCTTCGATGAGATCGAGAAGGCACACCCCGACATCTTCAACTCCCTCCTCCAGATCCTCGAAGAGGGACGGATGACGGATGGCCAGGGCCGCGTTGTCGACTTCAAGAACACCGTCATCATCATGACCACGAACCTCGGTTCGAAGGGCATCGCTGGCGGACCGGTCGGATTCCAGGTCGAGGGCGACACCGTCGCCACCTACCAGATCATGAAGGCCAAGGTCACCGAAGAGCTCAAGAAGCACTTCAAGCCCGAGTTCCTCAACCGCGTGGACGACACCATCGTGTTCCCGCAGCTGTCGAAGCCGGAGCTCCTCCAGATCGTCGACCTGTTCGCGAAGCGACTGAGCGAGCGACTGCTCGACCGCGACATGACGATCGACCTGACCCTCGCGGCGAAGGAACGCCTCATCGAGGTCGGCTTCGACCCCGCTCTCGGAGCTCGGCCGCTGCGCCGCGCGATGCAGAACGAGGTGGAAGACCGCCTGAGCGAGCGCATCCTCAACGGACAGCTCAACGCCGGAGACCACGTCCACGTGGACTTCGCCGACGGCGAGTTCGTCTTCGACACCAAGCCGCGCGGTGAAACCGTCGGCGCAGGGGTCAACTCGGGTCGTTCAATCGGCACGGGGTCCGCGACCCCCGATCTCGCGATCGGCAACGCCTAA